The Streptomyces fungicidicus nucleotide sequence TGAGGGAGAGTGGTGTGCGGCCGTCCGTCAGTGCGCGACGACCGGCACCGCCAGCTCCTCCCCGGCGTTCTCGGCGTCCCGGCCGGCGGACCCGGCGACCGCGGTGCCGCCCGGCCGGCCCGCGTTGATCAGGGTCAGGGCGATGACCGCGGCCAGCACCAGGATCCCGACGGCGAACCAGATCGCGCTCGTGTACCCCTGCACCTGTCCCTGGAGCTGCACCAGCTGCTGCTGGGACCGGCTCGCGGCGCCGCCGATGTGGTCGGTGATGTAGGACGTGGTGGCGGAGGCGGCGATGGTGTTCAGCAGGGCCGTACCGATGGCGCCGCCCACCTGCTGCGAGGTGTTGACCATCGCCGAGGCGACACCGGAGTCACGCGGCTCGACGCCCAGCGTGGCCAGCGACATGGCCGGCATGAACGCCGTGCCCATGCCGAGGCCGAGCAGCAGCATGCCGGGCAGCAGGACGGCCGCGTACGAGGAGTCGATCTCCATCTGGGTCAGGAAGAGCATGCCGACCGCGGCGACCAGGAAGCCGGGGCCCATCAGCAGCCGGGGCGCGACCCGGGTCATCAGCCGGGTGCCGATCTGCGTCGAACCCGTGATCATGCCCGCGACCATCGGCAGGAAGGCGAAGCCGGTCCTGACCGGCGTGTACCCCTTCACGACCTGCAGGTAGTACGTCAGGAAGAGGAACAGGCCGAACATCGCGATGATCGCCAGACCCAGCGACAGGTACACCCCGCCGCGGTTGCGCTCGGTGATCACGCGCAGCGGCAGCAGCGGCGCCTTGACCCTGGCCTCGACCGCCACGAACGCGGCGAGCAGCACGGCGGACGCGACGAACATGGCGACCGTGACGGAGTCGCTCCAGCCCTCGGACTCCGCGCGGGTGAAGCCGTAGACCAGCGCGACCAGGCCCAGGGTGGACAGCACCACGCCAGGGATGTCGAGCGGCGAGCGGTTGCGGCCGCCACCCGGCTCCCGGATGACGAAGTACGCGCCGGCCGCGGCGACGACGGCGAACGGGATGTTCACGAAGAACGTCCAGCGCCAGTTCAGGTACTCGGTGAGGAATCCGCCGAGGATCAGGCCCACGGCGCCACCGCCACCGGCGATCGCACCGTAGATGCCGAACGCCTTGGCGCGCTCCTTGCCGTCGGTGAACATCACCGCCAGCAGGGACAGCGCGGCGGGCGCGAGCAGCGCGCCGAACACGCCCTGCAGCGCGCGGGCGCCGAACATCATGGCCTCGTTGGTGGCCGCGCCGCCGAGCGCCGAGGCCAGCGCGAAGCCGCCGAGACCGAGCACGAAGGCCCGCTTGCGGCCCCACAGGTCGGCGATCCGGCCGCCGAACAGCAGCAGTCCGCCGAAGGCGAGGGCGTAGGCGGTGACCACCCACTGGCGGTTGCCGTCCGAGATGCCCAGGTCCGTCTGGGCGGAGGGCAGGGCGATGTTCACGATGGTGGCGTCCAGGACGACCATCAGCTGGGCGAGCGCGATGAAGACGAGCGCTTTCCAGCGGTTGGCGTCCGGGGCGCTCCGCGCACTCAAGGCCTTTCCGGCCGCTGAGGCTGTTTCAGACATGGGGGTACCCACTTCGGAAGTTCGTGACGGAAATTGTGATGAATAAAGAGAAAAAACGGTGTCGTCAGGGAACGGCTCGCCCTAGGGACGGCCGCTGGAACGGGATGGTGCTCGCGTCAGAGATCGCTCAGCAGCGCAGATCCTCCACGGTCACGGCCGTACCCGGCAGGACGGCAGGGGACGGAGCCCGCATCCCGTCCAGGAACAGCTGCAGAAGGCGGTGGAGGAAACGGTCGGCGTTGCCGCAGCCGGTACCGGCCGGGGGCCGGCTCAGCTGGGCGACGCCCACCATCAGATCGCCGTACTCCACGTCGGCACGGAGCTGACCGGCCGCCTTGGCGCGGTCCATCAGCTGTGCGACGAGGCTCTCGGCGCGCCGGCGCGCGTCCTCCAGGTCGGGGTGGTGCTGGTCGAAGGTGCTGGAGACCATCGGGCACAGCGCGCTGATCCGCTCGTCGGCGGCCGTGTGCGCGAAGCGCTCGAGTGCCTCGAAGGCGTCCCCCGTCTCACTGAGCGCCTGCTCGGCCGCCCGCACCGTACGGTCCATCACGGAGCAGACGACCTCGCGAACCAGCGCGTCGCGGTCGGGGAAGTTGCGGTACACCGTCGCATTGCCGACACCCGCCCGGCGGGCGACCTCGTCGAGCGGCACATCGGGCCCGAACTCGACGAACATCTCCCGGGCCGCGGTGACGATCCGCTCCCGGTTACGCAGGGCGTCGGCGCGGGGCCGGGGCGCCTTGCGCGGTACGGGGGTGGCGGTCTGCACGGTGCACTCCTCGCGTCGTCGTTTCGTGGTTCCTGTGAGTCCTGTGCCGTGCAGGTGATCCGGGGAAGGAGTCCCCGTTTCGCACGGACACAGGTCTAAACGGGGAAACGATCCCCGGTTATTTCCCGCTCCCGAACTCTTTTCATGTGACCCACCCCACACCTTGGTCGGGCGAGGGGCTCACGTCTCCCTCGGGTGAGGGGCTCACGTCTCTCTCGGGTAGGGGCCTCACGTCTCCCTCAGGCGAGGGCCCCACATCTCCCGCCGGACGAGGGCCCCACATCTCCCCTCGGACGAGGGCCCCACGCATTCCTCCCGCGAGGGCCCACGATCGGCCCTCCCAGCGAGCGCCGCCACACCCCGCGGCGGAGGGTGATCGAGAGGGTGCAGTCGGAGACCGGCGGCTGCCGTGTGGAGCGGAGGTCCCCGCATGCAGCCGCAGCCGCGCCGACGCCGGATATCCCCGCGCCGACTGGCCGCACTGGCATCCGTGGCCGCCCTGACCCTCGCGGTCTGCACCTCCGCCGGGAACGGCCACCTCTCCCCCGGCACCTCCACCGCCGGCGCCGGCCCCAGCGCCCTGTCCCGCACCTCCGCGCACGGCCCCTGCATGATCACCGGCGACGGCGAGGTCCAGATGTCCGAGGGCATCCCCACGACGCCCGGCTACACCCGCTCCACCGGCACGGTCCGCGCCCTCACCCTGATGATCGACTTCTCGGACGCCCCCGGCGACGGCGACGCCCTCGACCGCTACCGGGAGTTCTTCCCCCAGACCCGCGAGTGGTTCACCACCAGCTCCTACGGGCGCCTCGACTACCGCCCCGAACTCCCCGTCCCCGACTGGCTCCGCATGCCCAAGTCCTTCCGCGCGTACGGCATAGAGCGCGGCGCCCCCTTCGACCCCGGCTACCGCGAACTGGTCCACGACATCGTGGCCGAGGCAGATCCCGACGTGGACTTCCAGTCGTACGACCTGCTGAACATCCTGGTGACTCCCAACGCGGGCCCGGCCGCCCTCGACACCGTCCTCTCCGTCACCTTCGCCGGCAACAAGGAGGCCCCGAGCGCGGACGGCGTAGCCGTGGCCAACGCGTCCTTCGTCTACTCCCGCCAGGACGACGGCTCCGGCTCCTACGACCGCACCGGCTACCGCGTCCTGCCGCACGAGAACGGCCACGTCTTCG carries:
- a CDS encoding MFS transporter, whose amino-acid sequence is MSETASAAGKALSARSAPDANRWKALVFIALAQLMVVLDATIVNIALPSAQTDLGISDGNRQWVVTAYALAFGGLLLFGGRIADLWGRKRAFVLGLGGFALASALGGAATNEAMMFGARALQGVFGALLAPAALSLLAVMFTDGKERAKAFGIYGAIAGGGGAVGLILGGFLTEYLNWRWTFFVNIPFAVVAAAGAYFVIREPGGGRNRSPLDIPGVVLSTLGLVALVYGFTRAESEGWSDSVTVAMFVASAVLLAAFVAVEARVKAPLLPLRVITERNRGGVYLSLGLAIIAMFGLFLFLTYYLQVVKGYTPVRTGFAFLPMVAGMITGSTQIGTRLMTRVAPRLLMGPGFLVAAVGMLFLTQMEIDSSYAAVLLPGMLLLGLGMGTAFMPAMSLATLGVEPRDSGVASAMVNTSQQVGGAIGTALLNTIAASATTSYITDHIGGAASRSQQQLVQLQGQVQGYTSAIWFAVGILVLAAVIALTLINAGRPGGTAVAGSAGRDAENAGEELAVPVVAH
- a CDS encoding TetR/AcrR family transcriptional regulator, coding for MQTATPVPRKAPRPRADALRNRERIVTAAREMFVEFGPDVPLDEVARRAGVGNATVYRNFPDRDALVREVVCSVMDRTVRAAEQALSETGDAFEALERFAHTAADERISALCPMVSSTFDQHHPDLEDARRRAESLVAQLMDRAKAAGQLRADVEYGDLMVGVAQLSRPPAGTGCGNADRFLHRLLQLFLDGMRAPSPAVLPGTAVTVEDLRC
- a CDS encoding M6 family metalloprotease domain-containing protein, which encodes MQPQPRRRRISPRRLAALASVAALTLAVCTSAGNGHLSPGTSTAGAGPSALSRTSAHGPCMITGDGEVQMSEGIPTTPGYTRSTGTVRALTLMIDFSDAPGDGDALDRYREFFPQTREWFTTSSYGRLDYRPELPVPDWLRMPKSFRAYGIERGAPFDPGYRELVHDIVAEADPDVDFQSYDLLNILVTPNAGPAALDTVLSVTFAGNKEAPSADGVAVANASFVYSRQDDGSGSYDRTGYRVLPHENGHVFGLPDLYTAEGGGAVGHWDIMSEDWGANNDLLAWHKWKLGWLDASQVGCATGKGTREYPLTPLARAGGPKLVFIPLNAHSGYAVELRTRAGNDEAVCRPGVLIYRVDADVDTGMGPITVYDSTRDSGGCTRAPNVHAELSDATFTPGQSFVDRRKGIRVKVLPTHRVEVTRTSQG